A genome region from Haliotis asinina isolate JCU_RB_2024 chromosome 11, JCU_Hal_asi_v2, whole genome shotgun sequence includes the following:
- the LOC137256629 gene encoding retinol dehydrogenase 16-like — translation MILWVVISACVVMVTMFTKWLIGKQTVGNYGDRYVLITGCNSGFGNLLAKRLDSLGFNVFAACHSDNGVDELNAATSERLVTFKLEIADVSSIRSAVEFVKSRIPAGTGLWALINNAGTAASLGPVDWLERQDYASALDVNLLGLVDITRSFLPLLREGQGRVINMSSILTKVGMGPSPYVVSKYAVEGFSDCLRLELFRQGVSVIVLQPGFYRTNFLPVETMVVKYKQSFRHAHQDVQAFYGEEYLDKALKHCHDIDSLTSSDLSQVTRAYVHAVTARFPRARYIVGRDANIMFRVLWILPLWMKDRLLALQYIQPEGTLTQKHRQSAKGGISS, via the exons ATGATTCTCTGGGTCGTCATTTCCGCGTGTGTCGTCATGGTAACGATGTTTACCAAGTGGTTGATAGGGAAACAAACTGTCGGCAACTATGGTGACAGGTATGTTCTGATAACCGGCTGCAATAGTGGCTTTGGAAACCTTCTGGCCAAACGTCTTGACTCTCTCGGCTTCAACGTGTTTGCTGCCTGTCACAGCGACAACGGTGTAGATGAACTCAACGCCGCGACGTCAGAGCGACTTGTGACCTTCAAGCTGGAAATTGCAGATGTGAGCAGCATTCGCAGTGCTGTAGAGTTTGTCAAGTCAAGGATCCCTGCTGgtactg GTCTGTGGGCACTCATCAACAATGCCGGTACAGCAGCCTCACTCGGACCCGTTGATTGGCTGGAGCGACAAGACTACGCAAGCGCACTTGATGTCAATCTTCTTGGTCTTGTTGACATTACAAGGTCGTTCCTACCACTGTTGcgtgaaggtcaaggtcgagtTATCAACATGTCCAGTATTCTGACCAAAGTTGGCATGGGGCCGTCACCATATGTGGTGTCCAAATACGCAGTGGAAGGATTTTCCGACTGTCTCAG ACTTGAACTGTTCCGTCAGGGTGTATCTGTCATCGTTCTTCAACCGGGCTTCTACAGAACCAACTTTCTACCAGTGGAGACGATGGTGGTCAAATACAAGCAGAGCTTCAGACACGCCCACCAAGATGTCCAGGCGTTCTATGGAGAGGAGTATTTAGATAAGG CTTTGAAACATTGCCACGACATCGACTCCTTGACGTCATCTGACCTGTCACAGGTCACGAGGGCCTACGTGCACGCGGTGACTGCTCGATTCCCACGTGCGCGTTATATTGTGGGTCGAGACGCCAACATTATGTTCCGTGTGTTGTGGATCCTCCCTCTGTGGATGAAGGACAGGTTACTGGCGCTTCAGTACATCCAACCAGAAGGAACATTGACACAGAAGCATCGTCAGTCTGCAAAAGGCGGAATATCATCATGA